Within Vannielia litorea, the genomic segment GGGCGTCGGCAAGACCCGCGCCGAGATGGCGATGGCCCTGGAGAGCGGTATCCGGCAGTTCAACATCGAGAGCGAACCCGAGATGGAGGCGCTTTCGGAGGTTGCCTGCGCGATGGGCACCGAGGCCCCGGTGACGCTTCGGGTGAATCCGGATGTGGACGCCAGGACCCATGAGAAGATCTCGACCGGCAAGAAGGGCGACAAGTTCGGCATCCCGATCTCGCGCGCGAAGGAGGTTTATGCCCATGCCGCCCGTCTGCCCGGCCTGCGGGTGGTGGGGATCGACGTGCATATCGGCAGCCAGCTCACCGACCTTGCGCCCTTCGAGACGGCCTTTCTCAAGGTGGTGGAGCTGACCCATGCGCTGCGCGCGGAGGGCCACCGGATCGAGCGGCTGGACCTTGGCGGGGGCCTCGGTATTCCCTACGAGCGGAGCAACTCCGCACCGCCGCTGCCCATCGAGTATGGCGCGATGATCAAGCGGGTAACCGAGGGGCTCGACGTGGAAGTCGAGATCGAGCCGGGGCGGCTGATCTCCGGCAATGCGGGGCTGCTGGTGAGCTCGGTGATCTACGAGAAGGACGGGGATGGTACCGACTTTCTCATCCTCGACGCGGCGATGAACGACCTGCTCCGGCCCGCGATGTATGGCGCGCACCACGATATCGTGCCTGTGATCGAGGCCGAGCCGGGGGCGGAACAGCGGACCTACGACATCGTCGGCCCGGTCTGCGAATCGGGCGATACCTTTGCCCGCAAGCGCACCATGCCGCCTGTGAAGCCGGACGAGCTGGTCGGCTTTCGCTCTGCCGGTGCCTATGGTGCCGTGATGTCGAGCGAATACAACTCGCGGCCGCTCATTCCGGAGGTGCTGGTGAGCGGAGATAACTTTGCTGTCATTCGCGAGCGACCGACCTTTGACGAAATGATTGCGCGCGATAAGGTTCCCTCGTGGGTGCAGGCCATGACGGCCGCGCCCGAGCCCGAATCCTGACCGAAGCCGGAGGGTCATGGACCCGAATGCCGCCCGCTCCCGCGCCCTGAAGCGCCTGATGCGACCCCTCCAGCTGACGCGGATGGGGATGATCGCCGAACGGGTGGTGCGGAGCTTCTGGCCGGTCTGGACGCTGGTCTTTGCGCTCGCCGCCGCGCTGGCCTTCGGCGCGCATGACGCCCTGCCGCCGGAAGGCGTTTGGGCCGTGGGCGGGCTCTGGATCGTCGCTTTCATCGTCGCACTGGGCCTCGGGTTTCGGGCCTATCACCGGCCTTCGGGCAAGGAGGTGGTGGCCCGGCTGGACGCCACGCTGCCGGGGCGGCCGATCAAGGCGCTGTCGGACAAGCAGGCGATCGGTGCGGGCGACTTTGGCTCCGAGGCGGTCTGGAACGCCCATGTGGAGCGGATGGCGGCGCGGATCGAAAGCGCGCGGGCCGTCCGGCCAGACTTGCGGCTCTCGGACCGCGACCCCTACGCACTGCGTTACGCGGCGCTGGGCGCGCTGGTGACGGCGTTGCTCTTCGGGTCGCTCTGGCGGATCACCTCGCTCGATGATGCCGCCGGCGCCGGAGCGGGCGCCGCGTTGGCCGCCGGGCCGAGCTGGGAGGGCTGGATCGAGCCCCCGGCCTATACCGGAAAGCCTTCGCTCTACCTCAACGACATCGCGCAGGCGGAGTTCACCGTGCCGGAAGGCTCGGAGGTGACGATCCGGCTTTATGGCGAGGTCGGCGCGCTCTCGGTGCGCGAGACGGTCTCTGGCCTGGTGCCTGCGGCCCCGGCCGAAGAGGCCGCCCCCGCGCCGGCGGATGACGGGGTGCGCAGCTTTGCGGTCAACGGCTCCGGCGAGATCGAGATCGACGGGTCGGGCGGGCGGCAGTGGACCGTGCTGATCTCGCCCGACACCGTGCCCAGGGTCGAGCTGGTGGGCGAGATCGACAAGACGGCGATGGGCGAGCTGCAGCAGCGGTTCCGGGCCGAGGACGACTATGGCGTGGTTGCCGGGTCTGCCCGGATCACGCTGGACGAGGGCGCGCTGAACCGGCGCTATGGCCTGGTGGCCGAGCCGGAACCGCGCGAGCCGGTGGTGCTCGACCTGCCGATGACCATCTCGGGCGACCGCGCCGCCTTCGAGGAAACCCTGATCGACGATCTCAGCAAGCACGCCTGGGCCAACCTGCCGGTGGTGATGCAGATGACGGTCGAGGATGCCAATGGCCAGCAGGGCCGCAGCGAGGCCAGGGCGATGGTGCTGCCCGGGCGGCGCTTCTTCGACCCGGCGGCGGCGGCGCTGATCGAGCTGCGGCGCGACCTGCTCTGGAGCCGCGAGAACGCCGCGCGCACCGCGCAGGTCCTGCGGACGATCACCTGGAAGCCGGCCTCGGCCCTGGCGCAACCGCGCAACTACCTGCAGGTGCGGATGGTGCTGAAACGGCTGGAGGCCGAGGGGGCCGAACTGCCCGAGGCCACCCGCGACGAGCTGGTGGAGGCGCTGTGGGAGATCGCCGTGCGGATCGAGGAGGGCACGCTCTCCAATGCACTGGAGCGCTTGCGGCAGGCGCAGGAGCGCCTGAACGAGGCCATCCGCAACGGTGCCAGCGACGAGGAGATCGCCCAGCTGATGGACGAGCTGCGGGAGGCGATGCAGGAGTACATGCGCCAGCTCGCCCAGCAGCAGGACCCGAACCAGCAGCAGCAAGGGGAGCAGGGCGAGAGCATCGAGCTCAGCCAGCAGGATTTGCAGGACATGCTCGACAAGCTCGAGGAGCTGATGCAGCAGGGCCGCACCGCCGAGGCGCAGGAGCTGCTGAACCAGCTCATGGAGATGATGCAGAACATGCAGGTCACCCAGGGCCAGGGCGGGCAGGGGCAGCAGAGCCCCGGCGAGCAGGCCATGGAGGGGTTGGCGGAGACTCTGCGCGACCAGCAGGGCCTCAGCGACGAGGCCTTCCGCGACCTTCAGGAGCAGTTCAACCCCAACGCCCAGCAGGGCGAGAGCGGGCAGAACCAGGGCCGCAACGGCAACCAGGGCCGGGGCGAGAGCCACGAGCAGGGGCAGAACCAGCAAGGTCAGGGCGACAACCCCGATGGCCGCCCCGGCGAGGGCAGCCAGCCGGACGAGCGCAGCCTGGCGCAGCGCCAGAACGAGCTGCGGCGGGAGCTGGAGCGTCAGCGCGGGCAATTGCCGGGGGCGGGCACCGAGCAGGGCGACGCCGCCCGCCGCTCGCTCGAAGACGCGGGCCGGGCAATGGACCGCGCCGAGGAGAGCCTGCGGCAGGGCGACCTTGCCGATGCGATCGACAACCAGTCCCAGGCCATCGAGCGGCTGCGCGAAGGGATGCGCAACCTCGGCGAAGCCATGGCCGAAGAGCGGCGCCAGCAGCAGGGCGGGCAGGGCGAGAACGTGGGCCGGGCCGACCCCAACGGCCGCCGCGATCCGCTGGGCCGCGACCGGGGTTCGACCGGGCCGCTGGGCACCGAGGAGCACATGCTGCAGGGCGATGACGTGTACCGCCGCGCCCGCGACCTTCTCGACGAGATCCGCCGCCGCTCGTCGGATCAGGGCCGGCCGGACGTGGAGCTGGAATACCTCAAGCGGCTGCTGGAACGGTTCTGACCCTGACGCGTGCCTGACGGCACCCTGCAGGGCAGGCGATTCAGTGAACTGTGGACCGGTGGTGCGCCGGGATCACTCGCCGCCGGCGCCGCGCAGGGTGGCGTCGAGCCAGAGGCGGCCCTTGTTGACAGCGGTAACGTAAGAGGTGATCGGCTCCTCGAGCGCGGGCACCGCGGCGGCAAGGCGCGGACCCTGCGTGTAGAGCAGGGCGGCCAGCACCGCGAGCGTGGCCACCAGCCCGAAACCGACGCGGAATCCGCGCTTTGCGCGCTCCTTCTCCGCGGCCTCCGCGGCGGCGCCGGCCTCTTCGGCGGTGCGGCTCGGGTCGGCGCTGGCGCGCAGGGTGGAATTGATCTCTTCGATATCGGGCAGCATCTCGCTGCGCTGGGCGGCGCGCCCCGAGAGCGCGGCGACGGCTGTTGCAGGGTGTTCGCCGCGCATCCGGGCCTTGTGGGTCTCGGTGGCCACCTGGCGCTCGTCGGGTTCGGGGAGGGCCTCCGGCTCCGGCTCCGGCTGAGGCTCGGGGAGAGGCTCGGCCACCCGGGTCGTCTGGGGCGCGGGAGCGGGCTCGGGCTGCGGCTCGGGCGCGGATTGAGGCTCGGCTGCGGGTGCGGGCTGCGGCTCGGGCGCGGATTGAGGCTCGGCTGCGGGTGCGGGCTTCGGCGGAGGCGGGGCCTCGGCGGCGCGCGCGGCCTTTTCGCGCTCGGCTTCCTCGCGCAGCACGTCCATCACGGCGGCATCGAGAGCGCGGCGTGGCAGGCGGTCGGTGGCGGGCTCGGGCGACGGCTCGGGCGGTTGTTCGGGCGCCGGATCGGGCATGCCGGTCGCGATCTTGGTTGTTTCGCGGCGGGGGCCGGGCTGGCCGGCCATGCGGGCTGCCGCGCTGTGGCGCTCTGCCGCGCCCTCCGGCATCTGGAACCAGCCGTGGCCGCAGTTGGAACACTGCACATCGCGCCCGGCCTCGGGAATGACATTGTCATCCACGGCGTATTGCGCACCGCAATTCGGGCATACAAGCCGCATCCGTGCCCCCTCGATCTCAACCTGTTTCGGTCGTGTGCCTCTGTTCTTTGGCACGCAAACTATCACCCAAGCCCTCGGAAGCAAAGAAATTGCGCCGGGCCCGGGGGTGCGGCAATTGCAAGTGAGGCATTGCTGCGGCAAAAGGAGCCGCAGCATTGGGCGGGGGCAGAGAGTGATCGAGCTGGAGAATGTGGCCTACAGCTACGGCGGCGGCGAACTTCTGAGCGAGATCTCGCTCCGGCTTGCGCCCGGCTCGTTCCATTTTCTGACCGGGCCATCGGGCGCGGGCAAGACGACTTTTCTAAAGCTCTGCTATCTCGAACTGGCCCCGACGGCCGGGCGGGTGCAGCTTTTCGGCAAGCCGGCCACCGGGTTCAGCCGCGACGAGGTGGCCCGTGCCCGCCAGCGGATCGGCGTGGTGCACCAGGATTGCCAGTTTCTCGACCATCTGCCGCTCGCCGAGAACATCGCGCTGCCGCTCACCGTGGCGGGGCGCAACGTGGAGCAGGAGAAGGGCAACATTGCCGAGCTGCTGCGCTGGGTCGGGCTGGAGAAGCACGCCGAGGCCCTGCCGCCCTCGCTTTCGGGCGGAGAGCGGCAGAGGGCGGCGCTGGCGCGGGCGGTGGTGATGTCGCCCGACATCGTGCTGGCCGACGAGCCCACCGGCAACGTCGACTGGGAGATGGGGCAGCGGTTGCTCCAGCTGCTGGTGGAGCTGAACAAGATGGGCAAGACCATCCTGATCGCCACCCATGACCTCAACCTGATCCGCACCGCCAAGAGCAAGGTCGCCGCGCGGGTGCTGCGGATCTCCAAGCGGCGGTTGCAGCTGGCGGGGGCGGACTTGTGAGCGGGCTGGGTGGACGGCTGTTGGCGCCGGTTGCGGCGCTGCGCCAACGCGCGCGCCGGGCGCTGGCGTTGTTGCAGGGTGACAGCCAGGCGGATCGGGTGGTGCCCCCGACCGGCTTTACCGCGAAGCTGACGCTCTTCACGGCGGGTGCGATGGCCTTTCTGGCCGTGTTCGCCCTCGCCCTGTCGCTGGCGACAGGCCGGGTGGCGAGCCGGTGGAGCGAGGAACTGGCGCGCTCGGCCACGCTGCGGATCTCGGCCCCCGCAGACCAGCGCGAGGCGCAGGCCGCGCGGGCGCTGGAAGTGCTGGAGAGCACGCCGGGCATTGCCTCGGCCCGCATGCTCTCGGACGACGAACAGCGCGCGTTGCTCGCGCCCTGGCTCGGGGTGGACCTGCCGTTGGAAAACCTGCCGGTGCCGGTGCTGATCGAGGTGATCGAGGGCGAGGGGCTCGACGTGGCGGGGTTGAAGGCACGATTGGCGGGCGAAGTGCCGGGCGCCGTCTATGACGACCATGCGCGCTGGCGGACGCCGCTGGTGCGCGCGGCCTCGC encodes:
- a CDS encoding cell division protein FtsX, with protein sequence MAPVAALRQRARRALALLQGDSQADRVVPPTGFTAKLTLFTAGAMAFLAVFALALSLATGRVASRWSEELARSATLRISAPADQREAQAARALEVLESTPGIASARMLSDDEQRALLAPWLGVDLPLENLPVPVLIEVIEGEGLDVAGLKARLAGEVPGAVYDDHARWRTPLVRAASRLRWLGLVALGLIAASMAAMITLAAGSALAANARLIATLRLVGARDSYIARAFVRRFTQRALVGAAVGTSVAMLALALLPKAETAGGFLTGLGFTGAGWLLPLLVPLLAAVTAFWATRAAALRTLRQVT
- a CDS encoding cell division ATP-binding protein FtsE, whose translation is MIELENVAYSYGGGELLSEISLRLAPGSFHFLTGPSGAGKTTFLKLCYLELAPTAGRVQLFGKPATGFSRDEVARARQRIGVVHQDCQFLDHLPLAENIALPLTVAGRNVEQEKGNIAELLRWVGLEKHAEALPPSLSGGERQRAALARAVVMSPDIVLADEPTGNVDWEMGQRLLQLLVELNKMGKTILIATHDLNLIRTAKSKVAARVLRISKRRLQLAGADL
- a CDS encoding zinc-ribbon domain-containing protein — its product is MRLVCPNCGAQYAVDDNVIPEAGRDVQCSNCGHGWFQMPEGAAERHSAAARMAGQPGPRRETTKIATGMPDPAPEQPPEPSPEPATDRLPRRALDAAVMDVLREEAEREKAARAAEAPPPPKPAPAAEPQSAPEPQPAPAAEPQSAPEPQPEPAPAPQTTRVAEPLPEPQPEPEPEALPEPDERQVATETHKARMRGEHPATAVAALSGRAAQRSEMLPDIEEINSTLRASADPSRTAEEAGAAAEAAEKERAKRGFRVGFGLVATLAVLAALLYTQGPRLAAAVPALEEPITSYVTAVNKGRLWLDATLRGAGGE
- the lysA gene encoding diaminopimelate decarboxylase, encoding MDHFLYRDGVLHAEDVAIPAIAAEVGTPFYVYSTATLTRHYKLFEEALEGVPHCICFAMKSLANQAVLTLLGKLGAGMDVVSGGEYARAIAAGIPGERIVFSGVGKTRAEMAMALESGIRQFNIESEPEMEALSEVACAMGTEAPVTLRVNPDVDARTHEKISTGKKGDKFGIPISRAKEVYAHAARLPGLRVVGIDVHIGSQLTDLAPFETAFLKVVELTHALRAEGHRIERLDLGGGLGIPYERSNSAPPLPIEYGAMIKRVTEGLDVEVEIEPGRLISGNAGLLVSSVIYEKDGDGTDFLILDAAMNDLLRPAMYGAHHDIVPVIEAEPGAEQRTYDIVGPVCESGDTFARKRTMPPVKPDELVGFRSAGAYGAVMSSEYNSRPLIPEVLVSGDNFAVIRERPTFDEMIARDKVPSWVQAMTAAPEPES
- a CDS encoding TIGR02302 family protein, with translation MDPNAARSRALKRLMRPLQLTRMGMIAERVVRSFWPVWTLVFALAAALAFGAHDALPPEGVWAVGGLWIVAFIVALGLGFRAYHRPSGKEVVARLDATLPGRPIKALSDKQAIGAGDFGSEAVWNAHVERMAARIESARAVRPDLRLSDRDPYALRYAALGALVTALLFGSLWRITSLDDAAGAGAGAALAAGPSWEGWIEPPAYTGKPSLYLNDIAQAEFTVPEGSEVTIRLYGEVGALSVRETVSGLVPAAPAEEAAPAPADDGVRSFAVNGSGEIEIDGSGGRQWTVLISPDTVPRVELVGEIDKTAMGELQQRFRAEDDYGVVAGSARITLDEGALNRRYGLVAEPEPREPVVLDLPMTISGDRAAFEETLIDDLSKHAWANLPVVMQMTVEDANGQQGRSEARAMVLPGRRFFDPAAAALIELRRDLLWSRENAARTAQVLRTITWKPASALAQPRNYLQVRMVLKRLEAEGAELPEATRDELVEALWEIAVRIEEGTLSNALERLRQAQERLNEAIRNGASDEEIAQLMDELREAMQEYMRQLAQQQDPNQQQQGEQGESIELSQQDLQDMLDKLEELMQQGRTAEAQELLNQLMEMMQNMQVTQGQGGQGQQSPGEQAMEGLAETLRDQQGLSDEAFRDLQEQFNPNAQQGESGQNQGRNGNQGRGESHEQGQNQQGQGDNPDGRPGEGSQPDERSLAQRQNELRRELERQRGQLPGAGTEQGDAARRSLEDAGRAMDRAEESLRQGDLADAIDNQSQAIERLREGMRNLGEAMAEERRQQQGGQGENVGRADPNGRRDPLGRDRGSTGPLGTEEHMLQGDDVYRRARDLLDEIRRRSSDQGRPDVELEYLKRLLERF